TCCAGCATGATCGGCGGGCGCAGCGGCAACCGGGGCCGCTGTGCTCAGCCTTGCCGCCTGGAATACCGCCTGGTGGACGATAATGGTAAGCTGCTGGCTGATTACGAAAAGGTGGGCAACTATCTGCTCAGCCCGCGGGATTTAAATATCAGCGCGCATATTCCGGATTTAATCAAGGCGGGTATTGATTCATTTAAAATAGAGGGGAGAATGCGGCGCCCCGAATATGTAGCCACAGTGACCAGAATATACCGTTCTTTAATTGACCGGGCAGCCCGAGGGGAAGAATATGCCGTCACCGGGGAAGAAAGTGGGCAGCTGACCCAGATATTTAACCGTGACTTTACCACGGGTTACTTTTTTGGTGTGCCCGGACGGGATTTGATGAGCTATAAAAGGCCCAACAACCGGGGTGTCAGGCTTGGCCGGGTGCGCTCTTATAATCGTGAGGCCGGACGGGCGGAGATAGAGCTTGAGGCCCCGCTTAGGGTTGGCGACGGTATAGAAGTGTGGGTGACCCGGGGAGGCCGGGTAGGCACCGAGGTAAATCAAATTTTCGTGGAAGGGAAAAAAACTTCGTTTGCTGATGCCGGTACAGTGGTGGTGGAGCTAAAGGGGCATATACGGCCTGGGGACCGGGTATTTAAGACCAATGATGTGCGGTTGATGGAAAATGCTGTGCAAACATACTCCTCCAGCCGGGAAACACGGTGCATTCCACTTGATTTTAAAGTGCGGGCGCATGTGGGTGAGCCAATGCTGCTGGAAGCGGCTGATCCACAAGGGATTACCGCCCGTGCCGCTACCGGGGCGGTGACCCAGACTGCTCAAAAGAGGCCGCTGACAGCGGAGTTTCTGGCCGAACAGCTGGACCGGCTGGGCAATACTCCCTTTGCCTTAAATAAATTAGCCTGTGACCTGGGAGACAATGCAATGATCCCGGTCCGGGAAATTAACGATGTGCGCCGGCAGGTGGTGGAACAGATAGCGGCGGCCAGGGCCGCATTACGTAAACCGGTACCGCTGTCTGGGGCCGACATAGAACATAAGCTGTCTGTTGTTTTAGATAAAGAGGAAATCGAGCGGGTTGAGCAATTTCCGGTGCTGGCCGCAGCGGTGGGCGGTGCCCCGGAGGCGCGGGCCGCGTTGGAAAGCGGTGCCGAACTCTTGTATTTCAGTGGCGACCGCTTCAGGAGCAGGAGCAATGTAACAGTAGATGAAATTGAACGGGTCCGGCGGTTTTGCAGAGATGCCGGAGTTGAATTTTATTTAACCACACCCCGCATTGCCCATGACCGGGAATTGAAACGGTATTTACCATTTCTAAAGTCTTTACTGGCGACAGAACCGGATGGTATAATGATTGCCTCTTATGGCTGGCTGCCTGTACTGCGCCAATTGACCGGTTTGCCCCTGGTTGCCGATTTTTCACTGAATGTGTTTAATCGCCAAAGTGGGGCGTTTCTAATGGAACATGGGATCGGCCGGGTTACTCTGTCCCCCGAACTTACCGGCGAACAGGTCAAATGCCTGGCCGGTTGCTCTCCGGTGGCTACCGAGGCTATCGTGCATGGCGCTTTACCGCTGATGATATCCCGTTATTGCGCGGTAGGCAGCGTGCTGGGCGGTAAAGATGAAGACAGCGGTTGTTCCATGCGGTGCCGCGATGCTTCCTTTGCACTGCTGGACCGTAAGGGAGTGGTTTTCCCTGTGGAAACGGATCAACACTGTCTGATGCATATATATAATTCTCGGGAACTTTGCCTTCTGGACACCCTTCCTTATCTGGTGCAAGCGGGCCCTGCTGTACTGAGAGTTGAAGCCCGCCGGGAAGACCAAAATTATGTGGCACGTACCGTTAAAACTTACCGGTGGGTTTTGGATAGCCTGCGCAATTCTCCTGACCGGCTGCCGGATTTAACAGCCGTCATGCAGAAAATGGTGCAAGGGGGACCGGGCTTCACCCGGGGGCATTATTATAGGGGCGTAATGGATTAAGGTAATTGGTTTATATAATAGTCATACAAGCGGGGAGAGATTATGGACGAACGCAATTTAAAAAGGCTGGAATTCAACAAGGTCAAGGAAAAATTAGCCTTATTTGCGGCATCGGAACCAGGCCGGGAGCTGATTTATAATTTAATCCCCTACGGTCATCGGGATGAAATAGTAACTGCTCTGGAGGAAGTGACCGAGGGGAGGGAACTTTTGCGCCTGGACCCCACCGCGCGTTTGGATGGGTGGAATGATGTTCGGCAGCAGGCCCGCCGCAGTGAGCGGGGAGCCCTTTTGGATCCACAGGAGTTATGGCATGTATTGCAAACGCTAATGGCCTGCAGGCACATAAAGAGTTTTTTCAGCGAGCGGCAGGACAGGTATGTTCGTTTAAATGAAATAGCTCAGGGTTTGGGTAATTTTAAAGAACCGGAAAAAAGGATTGCTTCCGCTATTGCCCCCGGCGGTGAGGTGCTGGACCGGGCTTCGGAGCGCTTGTTTAACATCAGGCGTCGCCTAACGGCGGGCCAGCAGCGGATCAAAGATCGCCTTAATGAAATTATTCGGTCGACCAGCTATCAAAAATACCTGCAGGATCCCATTGTGACTATGCGAGAGGGCCGTTATGTGGTACCTGTCAAACAGGAATACCGGTCGCAACTGCCCGGTATCGTGCACGATCAGTCGGCCAGCGGGGCTACCCTGTTTATTGAACCCATGCCGGTGGTGGAGGCCAATAATGAAGTGCGTGCGCTCATGGCGGAAGAAAAACAAGAAATTGTCCGCATTTTAACGGAGCTATCCGCCGCAGTGGGCGGGCAGGCCCAAGAGCTGCTGTATGCCCTGGAGAACCTGGGCAGGCTGGATTTTATTATGGCCAAAGCCCGCTATAGCGATAGTCTGGATGCTTGGGCACCGCGAATTGTCCCGGGCGCCAAACTGGATATCCGGCAGGGCAGACATCCCCTTTTGCCGGTGAAAGCTGTGCCCATCAGTATTCAGCTGGGTGAGGCATTCGACATGCTGGTGATTACCGGACCCAATACCGGCGGCAAAACGGTGTCTCTTAAAACGGTGGGGCTGTTGGTGCTCATGGCTCATGCTGGTTTACATGTGCCCGCTGACGATGGTACGTTAATTGGTATGTTTGATCAGGTATTTGCCGATATTGGCGATGAGCAGAGTATTGAGCAATCACTGAGTACTTTCTCTTCTCATACCACTAATATTGTAAAAATATTAGCCGGGGCGGACAGCAGAAGCCTGGTGCTGCTTGATGAACTGGGTGCGGGTACTGATCCTACCGAAGGGTCCGCCCTGGCCCGGGCTATTCTGGATCAACTGCGGCAGCAGGGGTCCAAGGTGGTGGCTACCACTCACTATGGAGAATTAAAAAGTTATGCTTTTGCCAATGAGCGGGTGGAAAATGCCAGTGTGGAGTTTGATATAAAAACTCTGCAGCCAACCTACCGGCTGTTAATTGGGCGGCCAGGACGCAGCAATGCCTTTGAAATAGCGCTGCGGCTGGGATTGTCCGAATCCGTGGTGCAAAGTGCCAGAGGGTTTTTAACCGAAGAACAAGTACAGGTAGCCGATCTGATGCGGGAATTGGAGAAAGCCCGCTTACAGGCGGAGCGGGAGCAGGCTGAGGCGGAAAAAATCCGCCTGGAAGCCGAGCAATATAGGGAACAATACATGCTCCGGGCGGAAAAAATACGCCGGCGCAAGGATGAGATTATTTCCCGTGCAATAGCTGATTCCAGGGAAATGGTGAAAAAGGCTAAACTGGAAGCCGAACAAATGGTTGAAGAGCTGCGGGCTGCGCTTAAAGAGCAAACGACCCATAGCCGGGAGCAATCCATAAATAATGCCAGGCAGCGGCTTAGGCAGCTGCAAGCTAAAATTAATGCTAAAGCACCCATTGATATTCCCGAGTATTCCTCTGAAGCTGTGGCCGATGTAAAACCGGGCGATGAAGTTTTTATACCTAAATACGGGCAGCGGGGGGTGGTGTTGGAGGCACCCGGTCAGGACGATCAAGTACAGGTGCAAGTGGGTATGATTAGAATGACCATAGCCCGCCGGGAACTGCACCGAGTCCCTGTAAAAGAGAATGCCCGGCCACGGCGTATTGGCGGTGTTGGCCAGTTAGTACATCAAAAGGCCAGGGATATATCTCCCCGGTTGGACATGCGCGGCATGCGGGTAGATGAAGGGCTGGCTGAGGTGGAAAAGTACCTGGACGATGCCTGCGTGGCCGGGCTGCCGATGGTGCAGCTGGTACATGGCAAAGGCACCGGGGCACTGCGCTCTGCGGTACAGCAATTGCTGAAGGAACATCGTGGGGTCAAAACTTTTCGTTTGGGGGAATCAGGTGAAGGAGGCAGCGGGGTAACTGTGGTGGAATTAAGGTAATTAATTTTTAGACAATATCATTATTACACTAATTGCATATTATCGATAAAAACCCTTAACCGGTGCCGGGTTAAGGGTTTTAAGGTTTATCAAATTCCAAGACTCCCACTTATAGAAGCAGGGGGTTCCTATTCATCGTTATCAGTATTGTTTGAAAAACGCCCGCTATTCGGCTTGAAAGGCGTTTCTATCGGTTGTTCATTGCTATCGTCTCTTTCAGGGTTGGACATGCTTTCTTCTGCATCGTCAGTCTCTTCAGGTGTCACAAAGCTGTCCACACCATGTACATCACAAATTTTGGTTGGCACTCGCAGGTTATAATCTGCTACCGCAGGTGATACGGTATATGGCAGCTTAAGCATTACCCGGGTAATTCTTTCCGGGCAATACTGGTTGGGCAGTAAACCCGTGGTAGCGCAAACCTCGGTTAATACATGCACATCATCAGTTTTA
This genomic interval from Desulfoscipio sp. XC116 contains the following:
- a CDS encoding DUF3656 domain-containing protein, with amino-acid sequence MRKPELLAPAGSRDALVAAVQNGADAVYLGGRRFNARRSAANFDDAELAGAIEYAHVRGVKIYVTVNILLADTELKEAVCFLRTIYNAGADAAIVQDLGLIRLARRVIPELELHASTQMTAHNVPGALLLRDAGVKRIVLARELDLESIREIRKRAGVQVETFVHGALCVCYSGQCLMSSMIGGRSGNRGRCAQPCRLEYRLVDDNGKLLADYEKVGNYLLSPRDLNISAHIPDLIKAGIDSFKIEGRMRRPEYVATVTRIYRSLIDRAARGEEYAVTGEESGQLTQIFNRDFTTGYFFGVPGRDLMSYKRPNNRGVRLGRVRSYNREAGRAEIELEAPLRVGDGIEVWVTRGGRVGTEVNQIFVEGKKTSFADAGTVVVELKGHIRPGDRVFKTNDVRLMENAVQTYSSSRETRCIPLDFKVRAHVGEPMLLEAADPQGITARAATGAVTQTAQKRPLTAEFLAEQLDRLGNTPFALNKLACDLGDNAMIPVREINDVRRQVVEQIAAARAALRKPVPLSGADIEHKLSVVLDKEEIERVEQFPVLAAAVGGAPEARAALESGAELLYFSGDRFRSRSNVTVDEIERVRRFCRDAGVEFYLTTPRIAHDRELKRYLPFLKSLLATEPDGIMIASYGWLPVLRQLTGLPLVADFSLNVFNRQSGAFLMEHGIGRVTLSPELTGEQVKCLAGCSPVATEAIVHGALPLMISRYCAVGSVLGGKDEDSGCSMRCRDASFALLDRKGVVFPVETDQHCLMHIYNSRELCLLDTLPYLVQAGPAVLRVEARREDQNYVARTVKTYRWVLDSLRNSPDRLPDLTAVMQKMVQGGPGFTRGHYYRGVMD
- a CDS encoding endonuclease MutS2, encoding MDERNLKRLEFNKVKEKLALFAASEPGRELIYNLIPYGHRDEIVTALEEVTEGRELLRLDPTARLDGWNDVRQQARRSERGALLDPQELWHVLQTLMACRHIKSFFSERQDRYVRLNEIAQGLGNFKEPEKRIASAIAPGGEVLDRASERLFNIRRRLTAGQQRIKDRLNEIIRSTSYQKYLQDPIVTMREGRYVVPVKQEYRSQLPGIVHDQSASGATLFIEPMPVVEANNEVRALMAEEKQEIVRILTELSAAVGGQAQELLYALENLGRLDFIMAKARYSDSLDAWAPRIVPGAKLDIRQGRHPLLPVKAVPISIQLGEAFDMLVITGPNTGGKTVSLKTVGLLVLMAHAGLHVPADDGTLIGMFDQVFADIGDEQSIEQSLSTFSSHTTNIVKILAGADSRSLVLLDELGAGTDPTEGSALARAILDQLRQQGSKVVATTHYGELKSYAFANERVENASVEFDIKTLQPTYRLLIGRPGRSNAFEIALRLGLSESVVQSARGFLTEEQVQVADLMRELEKARLQAEREQAEAEKIRLEAEQYREQYMLRAEKIRRRKDEIISRAIADSREMVKKAKLEAEQMVEELRAALKEQTTHSREQSINNARQRLRQLQAKINAKAPIDIPEYSSEAVADVKPGDEVFIPKYGQRGVVLEAPGQDDQVQVQVGMIRMTIARRELHRVPVKENARPRRIGGVGQLVHQKARDISPRLDMRGMRVDEGLAEVEKYLDDACVAGLPMVQLVHGKGTGALRSAVQQLLKEHRGVKTFRLGESGEGGSGVTVVELR